A genome region from Penicillium psychrofluorescens genome assembly, chromosome: 3 includes the following:
- a CDS encoding uncharacterized protein (ID:PFLUO_005643-T1.cds;~source:funannotate): MAMRILFLGLAVASAVQSREIGTRTSSETRSSSVVASAESPTVYIDTYESTIRGNRSQYINSVYNFKAVPFASAPTGEYRWRHPQHVAGWTGIRDATHFAPDCPQPGVGNYSEDCLYLNIWTPDTIPLNNVVNNIATGIGVVPANTSESLPVYVWFYGGRFGSGSASQSTFDGAGLAAKGVVVVTVNYRLGALGFLAHPELSAANEVSGTSGNYGLVDQQAALHWTNENIAEFGGDPSRITIGGQSAGAASVLEHLNSVLADGLFEQVIAESGATYPSNPLIGSVAESYRHLGEAEKQGVSYLAGLNISTIAEARAAPVEMFLGSSNMNDVTYKNTVFANNSAYMEPPLFRPVLDGYVLPATYQEMLIRGNHTIAPVLTGGNADENGASTDPGMTAKSYTAQSAYEFGSVGLADEYFKLYPAGNSNQSADTAANTFYQDQTKVSIWLWANEYLAGSERNTSGKGSYQTYTYYWTHAPPGQDQGAYHGSEMNYAFNNLYATDLPWTSQDYEIADKLSSYWVNFISSGNPNGKGLSHWPEASAARAMTMELGNAWKPIAVASKEKISFMRRWFSKWPVY, translated from the coding sequence ATGGCAATGAGaatcctcttcctcggcctggCTGTGGCCAGTGCAGTGCAAAGCCGAGAAATCGGCACTCGAACCAGCTCCGAAACCCGATCGAGCTCTGTTGTAGCTTCGGCAGAGTCGCCCACCGTGTACATTGACACCTACGAGAGTACTATTCGGGGCAACAGATCGCAGTACATCAACTCTGTCTACAACTTCAAGGCTGTCCCGTTTGCCTCGGCTCCGACTGGCGAGTATCGCTGGCGCCATCCGCAGCACGTCGCTGGCTGGACGGGAATCCGTGACGCAACGCACTTTGCCCCGGACTGCCCGCAGCCCGGGGTCGGTAACTACAGCGAGGACTGTCTATACTTGAACATCTGGACTCCCGACACCATTCCGCTCAACAATGTGGTCAATAATATTGCTACCGGGATCGGTGTTGTCCCAGCCAACACGTCGGAGAGCCTGCCGGTGTACGTCTGGTTTTATGGTGGACGCTTCGGCTCCGGCTCTGCAAGTCAATCAACTTTTGATGGGGCTGGACTGGCCGCGAAGGGAGTGGTTGTCGTGACCGTCAATTATCGTCTCGGTGCACTCGGCTTCTTAGCGCACCCGGAATTGAGCGCAGCCAACGAGGTCAGTGGAACTTCTGGCAACTATGGGCTAGTCGATCAGCAGGCCGCGCTGCATTGGACAAACGAGAACATCGCCGAATTCGGTGGTGATCCTTCGCGAATCACCATCGGCGGCCAGTCTGCGGGCGCTGCCTCTGTGCTCGAACACCTTAACAGCGTGCTGGCCGATGGTCTCTTCGAGCAGGTTATTGCCGAAAGCGGTGCCACATACCCTTCCAACCCGTTAATCGGTAGCGTGGCGGAGAGCTATCGTCATCTGGGTGAGGCCGAGAAGCAGGGTGTATCCTATCTTGCTGGTCTCAATATCAGCACCATCGCGGAGGCACGCGCGGCCCCTGTTGAAATGTTCCTGGGAAGCTCCAATATGAACGATGTCACCTATAAGAACACCGTCTTTGCGAACAACTCGGCTTACATGGAACCTCCACTGTTCAGACCCGTCCTGGATGGATATGTACTCCCCGCCACGTACCAGGAGATGTTGATCCGAGGAAACCACACCATTGCCCCAGTTCTAACGGGGGGCAATGCTGACGAGAACGGAGCGAGTACGGATCCGGGAATGACCGCGAAGAGCTACACAGCACAAAGTGCGTACGAGTTTGGCAGCGTGGGGCTGGCAGATGAATACTTCAAGCTATACCCGGCTGGCAACAGCAATCAAAGCGCCGATACCGCCGCCAACACCTTTTACCAAGATCAGACCAAGGTCTCCATCTGGCTCTGGGCGAATGAGTACTTGGCCGGCTCTGAGCGCAACACGTCGGGCAAGGGATCCTACCAGACCTATACCTACTACTGGACACATGCGCCTCCTGGTCAGGATCAAGGTGCCTACCATGGCAGTGAAATGAATTATGCGTTCAACAATCTATATGCTACGGATTTGCCCTGGACATCCCAGGATTACGAAATCGCCGATAAGCTGTCCAGCTACTGGGTAAATTTCATCAGCTCCGGCAATCCCAATGGCAAGGGCTTGTCTCACTGGCCAGAGGCTAGTGCAGCGCGTGCCATGACCATGGAGCTTGGCAATGCTTGGAAACCAATCGCAGTGGCAAGCAAGGAGAAAATCTCGTTCATGCGCAGGTGGTTCTCTAAATGGCCTGTCTACTGA
- a CDS encoding uncharacterized protein (ID:PFLUO_005644-T1.cds;~source:funannotate), whose protein sequence is MSVDADLGDLLAKVLPIGVELTVRHVSSTPIPSPALFAAAPGQDTEPTFCENHFLTISIDRAGDNGGEIIVFGMEVMVYSTAHLTNIFVSKADSTGFLHLLELPRKVSVLRLVSTTFLSFLARTRQRPGVRLVVSLFARAQNQYLFSGSIDNPNKHVLDDRGLIKWWCRTVDPILREQEPESISSEAKRLGQTAEASTASATAYLIVPGCDKFETRTFFPPTAKSDAQDRPRWLTSYPLHQLCPDPKAPPRCLVPRLPDDPKTRFLIDLDDELPEPAEGESTPPNSGQWRSVRSLDQFWEMMSFRQECSAGRLVGFLWLVVNPPGLLNSISMASQKCRLTEADQVNKDATEAKSASNYDEQQTSSSLDASIDAPVAFADTISASEHQQQPNTTTAFDHHPVGSSAELRSKGQAADGNPFYWPEAGRGHVVLSDGDYKKIMNSILDSFYDEKDIVTSTKTYVDLVTCLADQLLWGKRIVGSSTPECISTQTLQPSNVLDLGLVRKRKKTDAEAGKSPTSQEERALSSSQDTSQGANMLNASLVRKKKKT, encoded by the coding sequence ATGTCTGTAGATGCAGATCTAGGGGACCTCCTAGCGAAGGTGCTTCCTATAGGGGTAGAGCTGACTGTGCGCCACGTCTCATCAACCCCAATTCCGTCTCCAGCGCTCTTCGCCGCAGCTCCAGGCCAGGACACCGAGCCCACGTTCTGTGAAAATCACTTTCTAACCATCTCAATTGATCGTGCTGGCGATAATGGAGGCGAGATTATCGTGTTTGGAATGGAGGTGATGGTGTACAGCACGGCCCACCTAACAAACATCTTCGTCTCCAAGGCCGACTCCACAGGTTTCCTGCACCTATTAGAGCTGCCGCGCAAAGTCTCGGTTTTGAGACTCGTCTCCACCACattcctctcctttctcgcGCGCACACGTCAACGGCCCGGTGTGCGCCTAGTTGTGTCGCTGTTCGCGCGTGCGCAGAACCAGTACTTGTTCTCAGGCAGTATCGATAACCCGAATAAGCATGTTCTGGACGATCGGGGGCTGATCAAATGGTGGTGTCGAACCGTGGATCCGATTCTCCGTGAACAAGAACCCGAGTCCATCTCGTCGGAAGCCAAGCGCCTCGGTCAAACGGCCGAGGCTTCCACAGCCTCTGCGACGGCGTACCTGATTGTTCCCGGCTGCGACAAATTCGAAACCAGAACCTTCTTTCCACCCACGGCAAAGTCCGATGCACAAGATCGTCCTCGATGGCTTACCAGCTACCCTCTTCACCAACTGTGTCCCGACCCCAAGGCTCCTCCACGCTGCTTGGttcctcgtcttccagaCGACCCCAAAACACGTTTTCTGATTGATCTGGACGATGAGCTTCCAGAGCCAGCGGAGGGTGAAAGTACACCCCCTAATAGCGGTCAATGGCGCAGCGTGAGGTCTCTAGATCAGTTTTGGGAGATGATGTCTTTCAGGCAGGAGTGCTCTGCCGGCCGGTTGGTGGGCTTTCTGTGGCTCGTGGTCAATCCTCCAGGCTTGCTTAACTCGATATCTATGGCCAGCCAAAAATGCAGATTGACAGAGGCCGACCAGGTCAACAAAGATGCTACGGAAGCGAAGAGCGCATCAAACTACGATGAACAACAGACGAGCTCTAGCCTCGATGCATCAATCGATGCTCCTGTGGCCTTTGCAGATACAATATCGGCTTCAGAACACCAACAGCAACCAAATACAACAACTGCTTTCGACCATCATCCCGTTGGATCATCGGCAGAACTCCGATCCAAAGGCCAGGCTGCCGACGGTAATCCCTTCTACTGGCCCGAAGCCGGCAGGGGACATGTGGTGCTGAGCGATGGCGACTACAAGAAAATAATGAACTCGATCCTGGATTCCTTCTATGACGAAAAAGATATCGTCACCAGCACCAAAACCTACGTCGACCTTGTTACTTGTCTCGCGGATCAGCTCTTGTGGGGCAAGCGAATTGTCGGCAGTAGCACGCCGGAGTGCATCAGCACTCAGACGCTGCAGCCGAGCAATGTCTTGGATCTTGGATTGGTCCgcaagcggaagaagactgACGCTGAAGCGGGCAAGTCCCCCACTTCCCAGGAGGAGCGGGCCTTGAGCAGTTCCCAGGATACTTCTCAAGGGGCCAATATGCTGAATGCCAGTTTGGTTcggaaaaagaagaagacatag
- a CDS encoding uncharacterized protein (ID:PFLUO_005645-T1.cds;~source:funannotate), with protein MSDHVGSYDMPMPENQTLSHCTQVQIRYKCGHSLGGEFIKCKRHFKADDERCTGKAIVHIDGKVSMHKCRACSRSI; from the exons ATGTCCGATCACGTCGGTAGCTACGACATGCCTA TGCCGGAGAACCAGACACTGAGCCACTGCACGCAGGTACAGATCCGCTACAAGTGCGGCCACTCGTTGGGAGGCGAATTCATCAAATGCAAGCGCCACTTCAAAGCCGACGATGAGCGGTGCACGGGCAAGGCGATCGTTCATATCGATGGGAAGGTGTCCATGCACAAATGCAGGGCTTGCTCGCGCAGTATCTAA